Proteins from one Actinomycetota bacterium genomic window:
- a CDS encoding AMP-binding protein yields MRIGEISPQRVREFVANWPMYARDSDNPLWLDPGELKGLQERNLRRQLEMLAAWSPYYREMFRREKIAVDSIRTLEDLRRLPVTSKESYLSDPLAFLPVFDQPQPLDVTYEITYTSGTTTGAPAPFFNTTYDMFNLSLQQRRKAEITWLTPRDTLLNLFPYGSLPHVGFYRAIHLASAAGMKLVNAVAGKDAPGFPLHRTIDEVLELAEMHQVSVLAGLGRFERRLILRGEQLGTDLSSIRIIMALGDTVPEAMRDEMREHLLGADARDVFVMNGYITTECQGSFVECCEFGGNHNPAPNLYHVEILDPDSLEPLPDGEVGLLAVTHIDRRGTALLRYVVGDLAAWETGTCPHCGRSGGRLVVRMGSTYAARAEEVIRVGGQLVNPEAIHNQLVGVKGMVEYQLVVEKEEPDNHFSPDRLIIRLSVAGRMRQDLEAEVVSRVREATGIDPRVEFVQSPEIYDPTLALKATRFLDKR; encoded by the coding sequence ATGAGGATCGGGGAGATATCGCCCCAGCGGGTGAGGGAGTTCGTGGCGAACTGGCCCATGTATGCCCGCGACTCGGACAACCCCCTGTGGCTGGACCCGGGGGAGCTCAAGGGGCTGCAGGAGCGCAACCTGCGCCGGCAACTGGAGATGCTTGCGGCCTGGAGCCCTTATTACCGCGAGATGTTCAGGCGCGAGAAGATCGCGGTCGACAGCATCCGTACCCTGGAGGACCTGCGGCGCCTGCCCGTGACCTCCAAGGAATCCTATCTCTCCGACCCCCTGGCCTTCCTGCCCGTGTTTGACCAGCCGCAGCCCCTGGACGTCACTTACGAGATAACCTACACCTCGGGGACCACCACCGGCGCCCCCGCTCCCTTCTTCAACACCACCTACGATATGTTTAACCTCAGTTTGCAGCAGCGCCGCAAGGCGGAGATCACCTGGCTGACGCCCCGGGATACGCTGCTCAACCTCTTCCCGTATGGGAGCCTGCCCCATGTTGGTTTTTACCGCGCCATCCACCTCGCCTCGGCGGCGGGGATGAAGCTGGTCAACGCGGTGGCGGGTAAGGACGCGCCCGGCTTTCCCCTGCATCGCACCATAGACGAAGTGCTGGAACTGGCGGAAATGCACCAGGTAAGCGTGCTCGCGGGTCTGGGACGCTTCGAGCGCAGGCTCATCCTGCGCGGAGAGCAGCTCGGCACCGACCTCTCGTCCATACGTATTATCATGGCCCTGGGCGACACCGTGCCGGAGGCTATGCGCGACGAGATGCGCGAGCACCTCTTGGGCGCGGACGCCCGCGACGTGTTCGTAATGAACGGCTACATCACCACGGAATGCCAGGGCTCGTTCGTGGAGTGCTGCGAGTTCGGGGGCAACCACAATCCCGCTCCCAACCTTTACCATGTCGAGATCCTCGACCCCGACAGCCTCGAGCCCCTCCCCGACGGCGAGGTCGGCCTGCTCGCGGTGACCCATATAGACCGCAGGGGGACGGCGCTGCTGCGCTACGTCGTGGGCGACCTGGCGGCCTGGGAAACAGGGACCTGCCCGCACTGCGGACGCAGCGGCGGGCGGCTGGTGGTGCGCATGGGCTCGACCTACGCGGCCCGCGCCGAGGAGGTCATCCGCGTCGGGGGCCAGCTGGTCAACCCGGAGGCCATCCATAACCAGCTTGTGGGGGTGAAGGGGATGGTCGAATACCAGCTGGTGGTGGAGAAGGAGGAGCCGGACAATCACTTCAGCCCCGACCGCCTCATCATCCGCCTCTCCGTGGCGGGAAGGATGCGCCAGGACCTGGAGGCCGAGGTGGTCAGCCGCGTGCGCGAGGCCACCGGCATCGATCCCAGGGTGGAGTTCGTGCAGTCACCGGAGATCTACGACCCCACCCTGGCCCTGAAAGCCACCCGGTTCTTGGATAAAAGATAA
- a CDS encoding SpoIIE family protein phosphatase, which produces MMLKELSSTISAHLDALVGEMQEAFEANLPTYAGLSPEAKKDIQELIKKLALRTTQFMAEAGAGREDLYAFARTIGRDRSLQSIPFADLVRAIYLVESIIWNRVIPDVQQMDLEPQELRRLLDTQSELNSNLIAALSAAYSETKDEMINRQLRELHGLLEVGMTITSTMDLDRVFLQILEVAAGIMQTPMGAVYLLDEEKEELRLVSQVGLGTPWAKGRRVFLARSLLSQAIEENAPVTALDTRLRGLSLPSSARGGRVRSVLSCPILKDGQPIGGLELYDVEVRSYNRLDMALLAAFAPQAGVAIENARLFEMERKRRRQTVELKELAEAIAGAMSFNQAMGILVRSLVMISGADKCLLFFYDTETGQLDFARGYGLTSTMTKYLQNETWTLEDLDEATILAIENQEVITTEDALVDPRINAGYARFLKLRACIIAPLIYGGRVSGVLAIGSNAKTSLFEEEDREMIAVILDQVTIAIEQVRLRERVRERERRLRELEASERVFVERERSEVIISASPDAIFMVDRDRNITLFNPAAAALFGWGEDEAVGRHVHAILYGETGLEPGTCTREDCPVSATFRGEKVRVKEMEYQRRDGSKVWIAGSFSVIRNRKRQIENVVCVFRDISEEKRLQHLALVDKELDIASHIQGALLPEGPLENRVARVLAHQEQARIVGGDWYDFWEESGRLMLVIGDATGSGIPAALLATLAMSVIRAEAKERGDVLEVVSKANRAIVPNRLEDRFITLFYGEIDLRSLKLRYVNAGHNDPLLIRGDGELVTLGSEKRTILGAFEEPDLDVEEVQLEPGDRIVIYTDGVVECRDSRRRMFGENRLRRYLRHAGSRAPRAFVDGLVDTLKGFTGGKVEDDFTILLCDLKKR; this is translated from the coding sequence ATGATGCTCAAGGAACTGTCTAGCACCATTTCCGCGCATCTCGACGCCCTGGTCGGGGAGATGCAGGAGGCCTTCGAGGCCAACCTGCCCACCTATGCGGGGCTGTCGCCCGAAGCCAAGAAGGACATCCAGGAACTCATCAAGAAGCTGGCATTGCGCACCACCCAGTTCATGGCCGAGGCCGGCGCGGGACGCGAGGACCTCTACGCCTTCGCCCGCACCATCGGCCGGGACCGTTCCCTGCAGAGCATCCCCTTCGCAGACCTGGTGCGGGCCATATACCTGGTGGAGTCGATCATCTGGAACCGGGTCATACCGGACGTGCAGCAGATGGACCTGGAGCCCCAGGAGCTACGCAGGCTGCTGGACACCCAGAGCGAACTCAACTCAAACCTGATCGCGGCGCTCTCGGCCGCCTACTCGGAGACCAAGGACGAGATGATCAACCGGCAGCTCCGCGAGCTGCACGGCCTGCTGGAGGTGGGCATGACCATCACCTCCACCATGGACCTGGACCGCGTCTTCCTGCAGATACTGGAGGTGGCCGCGGGCATCATGCAGACACCCATGGGCGCCGTCTACCTGCTAGACGAGGAGAAGGAGGAGCTGCGCCTGGTCTCCCAGGTAGGTCTGGGCACTCCCTGGGCCAAGGGGCGCCGCGTCTTCCTCGCCCGTTCGCTGCTCTCACAGGCCATCGAGGAGAACGCCCCCGTAACCGCCCTGGATACCCGCCTGCGCGGTCTTAGCCTGCCCTCTTCCGCGCGCGGGGGCAGGGTGCGCTCAGTGCTCTCCTGCCCCATCCTCAAGGACGGCCAGCCCATCGGGGGGCTGGAGCTCTACGACGTGGAGGTGCGCAGCTACAACCGCCTGGACATGGCACTGCTTGCCGCTTTCGCGCCCCAGGCCGGTGTGGCCATCGAGAACGCCCGGCTCTTCGAGATGGAGAGGAAGAGGCGGCGCCAGACGGTGGAGCTGAAAGAGCTGGCCGAGGCCATCGCCGGGGCCATGTCCTTCAACCAGGCCATGGGGATCCTGGTGCGCAGCCTGGTGATGATATCGGGGGCGGACAAGTGCCTGCTCTTCTTCTACGATACCGAGACGGGGCAGCTCGACTTCGCCCGCGGCTACGGCTTGACCTCCACCATGACCAAGTACCTCCAGAACGAGACCTGGACCCTGGAGGACCTGGACGAGGCGACCATACTCGCTATAGAGAACCAGGAGGTGATAACCACCGAGGACGCGCTCGTCGATCCCAGGATCAACGCCGGGTACGCCCGTTTCCTGAAGTTGCGGGCGTGCATAATCGCGCCCCTCATCTACGGCGGAAGGGTGAGCGGCGTGCTGGCCATCGGCAGCAACGCGAAAACCAGCCTCTTCGAGGAGGAGGACCGGGAGATGATCGCGGTCATCCTGGACCAGGTGACCATCGCCATCGAGCAGGTGAGGCTGCGGGAGCGCGTGCGCGAGCGGGAGAGGAGGTTGCGCGAGCTGGAGGCCAGCGAACGCGTCTTCGTCGAGAGGGAACGGAGCGAGGTCATAATCTCAGCCAGCCCCGACGCCATATTCATGGTGGACAGGGACCGCAACATCACCCTCTTCAACCCCGCAGCCGCCGCCCTCTTCGGCTGGGGCGAGGACGAGGCGGTGGGCAGGCACGTCCATGCCATACTCTACGGCGAGACCGGGCTGGAGCCGGGCACCTGCACGCGCGAGGACTGCCCTGTGAGCGCCACCTTCCGCGGCGAAAAGGTGAGGGTCAAGGAGATGGAATACCAGCGTCGGGACGGCAGCAAGGTCTGGATAGCCGGCTCCTTCTCGGTGATCCGCAACCGCAAGCGCCAGATCGAGAACGTGGTCTGCGTCTTTCGCGATATCAGCGAGGAGAAACGGTTGCAGCACCTGGCCCTGGTGGACAAGGAGCTGGACATCGCCTCACATATCCAGGGGGCGCTCCTTCCCGAGGGTCCACTGGAGAACCGCGTGGCGCGGGTCCTCGCCCACCAGGAACAGGCGCGCATCGTGGGAGGGGACTGGTACGATTTCTGGGAGGAGAGTGGCCGCCTCATGCTGGTCATCGGAGACGCCACCGGGAGCGGTATACCCGCCGCTCTCCTGGCCACCCTGGCCATGAGCGTCATCCGGGCGGAGGCGAAAGAGCGCGGCGACGTCCTGGAGGTGGTAAGCAAGGCCAACCGCGCCATCGTCCCCAACCGCCTGGAGGACCGTTTCATCACCCTCTTCTACGGCGAGATCGACTTGCGCAGCCTGAAGCTGCGGTACGTCAACGCGGGGCATAACGACCCCCTGCTCATCCGGGGCGACGGCGAGCTGGTGACCCTGGGCTCCGAGAAGCGCACCATACTGGGGGCCTTCGAGGAACCCGACCTGGACGTGGAGGAGGTCCAGCTCGAGCCCGGGGATCGCATCGTCATCTACACCGACGGGGTGGTCGAATGCCGGGACTCGCGGCGGCGCATGTTCGGGGAGAACCGCCTCAGGCGCTACCTCCGCCACGCCGGCTCCCGGGCGCCGCGCGCCTTCGTCGACGGGCTGGTGGATACTCTCAAGGGCTTCACCGGCGGCAAGGTGGAGGACGACTTCACCATCCTCCTTTGCGACCTCAAGAAACGCTAG
- a CDS encoding alpha/beta hydrolase, which produces MLLHGALSDSREWRRQLDGLSDDFTVVAWDAPGCGRSSDPPDTFRLPDYADCLMGFIDELGMERPHVLGLSFGSSLVLEFYRRYPDVPGKLVLASAYAGWAGSLPHEVVEERLKMALEDSEKPPGQVVDAFIPTMFSGPVSAEVMEETAAIMSGFHPAGLRAMARSFAEADLRDVFPHIDSPTLFIHGEEDKRSPLQVVRGFHASMPASELVIIPGVGHAVNVEAPEAFNAAVRGFLLEPDPRA; this is translated from the coding sequence GTGCTCCTGCATGGCGCTTTAAGCGACAGCAGGGAATGGCGCAGGCAGCTTGATGGATTGTCCGATGATTTCACGGTAGTAGCCTGGGATGCCCCGGGCTGTGGCCGCTCATCTGATCCCCCGGATACCTTCCGGTTGCCCGACTACGCCGATTGCCTGATGGGGTTCATCGATGAACTGGGCATGGAACGGCCGCACGTGCTGGGACTGTCGTTCGGTAGCAGCCTTGTCCTGGAGTTCTACCGCCGCTACCCGGACGTCCCCGGGAAGCTCGTGCTGGCCTCGGCATATGCAGGATGGGCGGGATCTCTTCCTCACGAGGTGGTTGAAGAGCGTCTGAAAATGGCGCTGGAGGATTCAGAGAAGCCGCCCGGGCAGGTCGTCGACGCATTCATCCCGACCATGTTCTCGGGACCGGTATCCGCCGAGGTGATGGAAGAGACCGCGGCCATCATGTCCGGTTTTCATCCTGCCGGTTTGCGTGCGATGGCCAGGTCTTTCGCGGAGGCGGACCTGCGAGACGTATTCCCGCATATCGATTCACCGACCTTGTTCATCCATGGTGAAGAAGATAAACGTTCTCCATTGCAGGTGGTCAGAGGGTTCCATGCCAGCATGCCCGCATCAGAGCTGGTAATCATCCCCGGCGTCGGCCATGCGGTCAACGTGGAGGCACCCGAAGCCTTCAACGCCGCGGTGCGCGGCTTTCTCCTCGAGCCGGATCCCCGCGCATGA
- a CDS encoding V-type ATP synthase subunit D, with amino-acid sequence MARINVNPNRMELLKLRRRTAIARRGHKLLKDKLDELMKRFMGLIKESAGLRDEVEGKLMEAYTVFSIARSEVTTEEVEEALAVPCATLFLGIEDNRIMGVKVPHFEVEMEGGYGCYGLATTPMAFDAALQHYRELIPMLVSLAELENNIRLLAIEIEKTRRRVNALEYVLIPSLEETVTYITMKLDEMERSYRTQLMKIKSMQEEAARAQG; translated from the coding sequence TTGGCGCGGATCAACGTAAACCCCAACCGTATGGAGCTGCTCAAGCTGCGGCGGCGCACGGCCATCGCCAGGCGCGGCCACAAGCTGCTCAAGGACAAGCTCGACGAGCTGATGAAGCGGTTCATGGGCCTGATCAAGGAGAGCGCGGGCTTGCGCGACGAGGTCGAGGGGAAGCTCATGGAGGCCTATACCGTCTTTTCCATCGCCCGCTCCGAGGTGACCACGGAGGAGGTGGAGGAGGCGCTGGCGGTGCCCTGCGCCACCCTCTTCCTGGGCATCGAGGACAACCGCATCATGGGCGTGAAGGTGCCGCACTTCGAGGTCGAGATGGAAGGGGGCTACGGCTGTTACGGCCTGGCCACCACCCCCATGGCCTTCGATGCGGCCCTGCAGCACTACCGCGAGCTTATCCCCATGCTGGTCTCCCTGGCGGAGCTGGAGAACAACATCCGCCTGCTGGCCATCGAGATCGAGAAGACCCGCCGCCGCGTCAACGCCCTGGAATACGTGCTCATCCCCTCCCTGGAGGAGACGGTGACCTATATCACCATGAAGCTGGACGAGATGGAGCGCTCCTACCGCACCCAGCTCATGAAGATCAAGTCCATGCAGGAGGAGGCGGCCCGAGCCCAGGGGTAA
- a CDS encoding V-type ATP synthase subunit B has protein sequence MVKEYLTVKEIVGPLILLQGVEGAKYNELVEVEFPDGSIGLGNVLEVEEDVVLLQSFETTSGLNIAGTRVRFTGRSLELPVCKDILGRVFDGLGRPIDKGPRVIPEKKLDINGSPINPFARDYPTDFIQTGISAIDGLNPLVRGQKLPIFSGAGLPHNRIAAQIARQSGVLGETEDFAVVFATMGITFEEADFFIREFRTQAALERAVLFINLADDPAIERIATPRMALTAAEYLAYEQDMQVLVLLTDMTYYCEALREISAARKEVPGRRGYPGYLYTDLASIYERAGRIKGAKGSITQIPVLSMPDDDKTHPIPDLTGYITEGQIILSRDLQRRGIYPPLDVLPSLSRLKEKGIGEGKTREDHSGLSNQLFSAYARGKEARELSVILGEAALSVEDKLYVQFSDAFEERFIRQGEYENRTIEETLAIGWELLKILPRSELKRVKDEQINKYMEAGVSR, from the coding sequence ATGGTAAAGGAATATCTCACGGTCAAGGAGATCGTAGGCCCCCTCATCCTCCTGCAGGGGGTGGAGGGAGCGAAATACAACGAGCTGGTGGAGGTGGAGTTCCCGGACGGCTCCATCGGGCTGGGCAACGTGCTGGAGGTGGAGGAGGACGTGGTGCTGCTGCAGTCCTTCGAGACCACCAGCGGCCTGAACATCGCGGGCACGCGGGTGCGTTTCACCGGGCGCAGCCTGGAGCTGCCGGTATGCAAGGACATCCTGGGCAGGGTCTTCGACGGCCTGGGGCGCCCCATCGACAAAGGTCCCCGCGTCATCCCGGAGAAGAAGCTGGACATCAACGGCAGCCCCATAAACCCCTTCGCGCGGGACTATCCCACCGACTTCATCCAGACCGGCATCTCGGCCATAGACGGCCTGAACCCCCTGGTGCGCGGGCAGAAGCTGCCCATCTTCTCCGGGGCCGGCCTGCCGCACAACCGCATCGCGGCCCAGATCGCCCGCCAGTCCGGCGTGCTGGGGGAGACGGAGGACTTCGCGGTGGTCTTCGCGACCATGGGCATCACCTTCGAGGAGGCGGATTTCTTCATCCGCGAGTTCCGCACCCAGGCGGCCCTGGAGCGTGCCGTGCTCTTCATCAACCTGGCCGACGACCCCGCCATCGAGCGCATCGCCACCCCGCGCATGGCCCTCACCGCGGCGGAGTACCTGGCCTACGAGCAGGACATGCAGGTGCTGGTGCTGCTAACCGATATGACCTATTACTGCGAGGCCCTGCGCGAGATATCGGCGGCGCGCAAGGAGGTGCCGGGGCGCCGCGGCTATCCCGGGTACCTCTATACCGACCTCGCCAGCATCTACGAGCGGGCGGGCCGGATAAAGGGGGCCAAGGGCTCCATCACCCAGATACCCGTGCTCTCCATGCCCGACGATGACAAGACCCACCCCATCCCGGACCTCACCGGCTACATCACCGAGGGGCAGATCATCCTCTCGCGCGACCTGCAGCGCCGGGGCATATATCCGCCCCTGGACGTGCTGCCGTCGCTGTCGCGCCTCAAGGAGAAGGGCATCGGCGAGGGCAAGACCAGGGAGGACCACTCCGGCCTCTCCAACCAGCTCTTCTCGGCCTATGCCCGGGGGAAGGAGGCCAGGGAGCTGTCGGTCATCCTGGGCGAGGCGGCCCTGTCGGTGGAGGACAAACTGTACGTGCAGTTCTCCGACGCCTTCGAGGAGCGCTTCATCCGGCAGGGGGAATACGAGAACCGCACCATCGAGGAGACCCTGGCCATCGGATGGGAGCTGCTGAAGATTCTGCCGCGCTCCGAGCTGAAGCGCGTCAAGGATGAACAGATAAACAAGTACATGGAGGCGGGGGTGAGCCGCTAG
- a CDS encoding V-type ATP synthase subunit A, with protein sequence MSEGHVVKVAGPLVVARGLPDPKMYDLVKVGSDRLMGEIIELRGDRVSIQVYEETSGIGPGDEVVTTGEPLSVELGPGLLTSIYDGVQRPLDTIMDKYGNYVTRGVEEPGLARERKWPFRALAKVGDAVEAGDVLGTVPETKVITHRIMVPVGVEGKITHIVEGEFTVEDTVAAVETPSGEVAVKMMQRWPVRRARLYVEKRPPTEPLVTGQRIVDTFFPIAKGGTACVPGPFGSGKTVLQHAIAKWANSQIVVFVGCGERGNEMTDVLQEFPELTDPYSGEPLMLRTVLIANTSNMPVAAREASVYTGITLAEYYRDMGYDVTLQADSSSRWAEALREISGRLEEMPGEEGYPAYLGTRLAAFYERSGRVVCLGKERREGSICAIGSVSPPGGDLSEPVTQATLRVVKVFWALEDRLAFARHFPAISWLNSYSLYMDQTEEYWETEVDTTYASLREEAMSILQREAELQEIVRLIGVEALSDVERLLMETAKSLREDFLQQNAFDDADAFTSLRKQFLLLKLIMRFHTVAGQELAKGRSVDELLGLPVQEEIARAKFIPEEELDRFAALEEEVASQLTARAADTEPEGAQVQAAG encoded by the coding sequence ATGAGCGAGGGACACGTAGTTAAGGTGGCAGGTCCGCTCGTGGTTGCCCGGGGGCTTCCCGATCCCAAGATGTATGACTTGGTCAAGGTGGGGAGCGACCGGCTGATGGGTGAGATCATCGAGCTGCGCGGGGACCGCGTCTCCATACAGGTCTACGAGGAGACCTCGGGCATCGGCCCCGGGGACGAGGTGGTCACTACTGGGGAGCCGCTCAGCGTGGAGCTGGGCCCCGGCCTCCTCACCTCCATCTACGACGGCGTGCAGCGGCCCCTGGACACGATCATGGATAAATACGGCAACTACGTCACGCGCGGCGTGGAGGAGCCAGGGCTGGCGAGGGAGCGCAAGTGGCCGTTCCGGGCTCTGGCCAAGGTCGGCGACGCGGTGGAGGCGGGAGACGTCCTGGGCACGGTACCGGAGACCAAGGTCATCACCCACCGCATCATGGTGCCGGTCGGCGTGGAGGGGAAGATAACCCACATCGTGGAGGGAGAGTTCACGGTCGAGGACACGGTGGCGGCGGTGGAGACGCCGTCCGGAGAGGTCGCGGTGAAGATGATGCAGCGCTGGCCGGTGCGCCGGGCGCGCCTCTACGTCGAGAAGCGGCCCCCCACCGAACCCCTGGTCACCGGGCAGCGCATCGTGGACACTTTCTTCCCCATAGCCAAGGGCGGCACGGCGTGCGTCCCGGGGCCCTTCGGTTCCGGCAAGACGGTGCTGCAGCACGCCATCGCCAAGTGGGCCAACTCCCAGATCGTGGTCTTCGTGGGCTGCGGGGAGCGGGGGAACGAGATGACCGACGTGCTGCAGGAGTTCCCTGAGCTGACCGACCCCTACTCCGGAGAGCCGCTGATGCTGCGCACCGTGCTCATCGCCAACACCTCCAACATGCCGGTGGCGGCCCGCGAGGCATCGGTGTACACGGGGATAACGCTGGCGGAGTACTACCGGGACATGGGCTACGACGTCACCCTGCAGGCCGACTCCAGCTCCCGCTGGGCCGAAGCGCTGCGCGAGATATCCGGCCGCCTGGAGGAGATGCCCGGGGAGGAGGGCTATCCCGCTTACCTGGGGACGCGCCTCGCGGCCTTCTATGAGAGGTCCGGCCGCGTGGTCTGCCTGGGCAAGGAACGCAGGGAGGGCTCCATCTGCGCCATCGGCTCGGTCTCCCCGCCCGGCGGCGACCTCTCCGAGCCGGTGACCCAGGCGACCCTGCGCGTGGTCAAGGTCTTCTGGGCCCTGGAGGACCGCCTGGCCTTCGCCCGCCACTTCCCCGCCATCAGCTGGCTGAACAGCTACAGCCTCTATATGGACCAGACGGAGGAATACTGGGAGACCGAGGTGGACACCACCTACGCGTCCCTGCGCGAAGAGGCCATGTCCATCCTGCAACGCGAGGCGGAACTGCAGGAGATAGTGCGCCTCATCGGCGTGGAAGCCCTCTCGGACGTCGAGAGGCTGCTCATGGAGACGGCCAAGTCATTGCGCGAGGACTTCCTGCAGCAGAACGCCTTCGACGACGCCGACGCCTTCACCTCGCTGCGCAAGCAGTTCCTGCTCCTCAAACTGATCATGAGGTTCCATACCGTGGCGGGACAGGAACTGGCGAAGGGCAGGAGCGTAGATGAGCTGCTGGGACTGCCGGTACAGGAGGAGATAGCGCGGGCGAAGTTCATCCCCGAGGAGGAGCTGGACAGGTTCGCCGCGCTGGAGGAAGAGGTCGCGAGCCAGTTGACCGCACGGGCCGCGGACACGGAGCCGGAGGGCGCCCAGGTCCAGGCGGCGGGCTGA
- a CDS encoding V-type ATP synthase subunit F, translating to MEKSKVAMIGGFTSVAGFRALGVDVYPVASPQDGPEAWSALASEDYAVVMITEPVYEVLLERVPDFPALEDLPVVLAVPSVSGSTGLSKTRIRKRVEKALGSVIED from the coding sequence ATGGAGAAATCGAAGGTGGCGATGATCGGCGGGTTCACCTCCGTCGCGGGCTTCCGGGCCCTGGGGGTGGACGTCTACCCCGTCGCCTCGCCGCAGGACGGGCCGGAGGCCTGGAGCGCGCTGGCCAGCGAGGACTACGCGGTGGTGATGATAACCGAGCCCGTTTACGAGGTCCTGCTGGAGAGGGTGCCGGACTTCCCGGCCCTCGAGGACCTGCCGGTGGTGCTCGCGGTGCCGTCCGTAAGCGGATCGACGGGCTTGAGCAAGACGAGGATAAGGAAGAGGGTGGAGAAAGCGCTGGGTTCCGTGATCGAGGACTGA
- a CDS encoding V-type ATPase subunit — protein sequence MSMKDSAGLNPIKAGASSHFREGRTKGLPDFLKVDLRRIKPFHDTTRYGYAVGRIRALEMQMLNTQRMDRLVDADLEDALNILEEMDIGAYLAGARLARDIDAGLTAFLRQVYATLEESLPGDSAIMDFFLCRYDFHNLKALLKAKLGEGAPQGLLEGLGTVGLEALQRGLEDPALLPSPYKEAMEEALEQPSPQQLDTLLESHYLSYRLFLARREGSPFVIDYARASIDLSNLKLVIRARLLSKDREFLEKTIVKGGFVPASDLLDLYSDPPEVMAKKLEANTYYSQLIEIAESPDKLVRLTDFDRRSDDLLMDLVRGMKRVSVGVEPIFAYLRARENEVLIVRMILVAKLHNISPDTLERTLRKLYIE from the coding sequence ATGAGCATGAAGGATAGTGCCGGGCTCAACCCCATCAAGGCCGGCGCATCCTCCCACTTCAGGGAGGGCAGGACGAAGGGCCTGCCCGACTTTCTCAAGGTGGACCTGAGGCGCATAAAACCCTTCCACGACACCACGCGCTACGGCTACGCCGTGGGAAGGATCAGGGCCCTGGAGATGCAGATGCTCAACACCCAGCGCATGGACAGGCTGGTCGATGCCGATCTCGAGGACGCCTTGAACATCCTCGAGGAGATGGACATCGGGGCCTATCTGGCCGGAGCCAGGCTGGCGCGGGACATCGACGCGGGGCTCACCGCCTTCCTGCGCCAGGTGTATGCGACCCTGGAGGAGTCCCTGCCCGGGGATTCGGCGATCATGGACTTCTTCCTCTGCCGTTACGACTTCCACAACCTCAAGGCGCTCTTGAAGGCGAAGCTCGGAGAGGGCGCGCCACAGGGGCTGCTCGAGGGCCTGGGGACGGTGGGGCTGGAAGCACTGCAGCGGGGCCTGGAAGACCCCGCGCTGCTGCCCTCGCCCTACAAGGAAGCCATGGAGGAGGCGCTGGAGCAGCCCTCGCCCCAGCAGCTGGATACCCTGCTGGAAAGCCACTATCTTTCATACCGGTTGTTCCTCGCCAGGCGCGAGGGCAGCCCCTTTGTCATCGATTACGCCCGCGCGTCCATCGACCTCTCCAACCTCAAGCTGGTGATCAGGGCGCGGCTGCTCTCGAAGGACAGGGAATTCCTCGAGAAAACGATTGTCAAGGGTGGTTTCGTCCCCGCCTCCGACCTCCTGGACCTCTATAGCGACCCCCCGGAGGTCATGGCGAAGAAGCTCGAGGCCAACACCTATTACTCGCAATTGATCGAGATCGCGGAGAGCCCGGACAAGCTGGTGAGGCTCACGGACTTCGACCGCAGGAGCGACGACCTGCTCATGGACCTGGTGCGGGGCATGAAGAGGGTGTCGGTGGGCGTGGAGCCCATCTTCGCGTACCTGCGGGCGCGGGAGAACGAGGTGCTTATCGTGCGCATGATCCTCGTCGCCAAGCTGCACAACATCTCTCCCGACACGCTGGAGAGGACGCTGCGGAAACTGTATATCGAGTGA
- a CDS encoding V-type ATP synthase subunit E — translation MSLERLLEKIEDDARLGGRGIVDAAKQEAERITAEGGEEARRAAAAIRKTFRERGERERTKIMSEALAESRAAFLAAQDKLFEEAFTEAMRLFEDLPEERYRAWLLRIISENVTSGDEVIVAAPYDRRLLEDGLLAEVNKALAGSGRTGKLSLAAEEADFERGVILTGQQFVNNLSLDTLMREVRDEYEEEVLKMLFGEADVRGATHEHEG, via the coding sequence ATGTCCCTGGAGAGGCTGCTGGAAAAGATCGAGGACGACGCCCGGCTGGGCGGGCGGGGCATAGTCGACGCCGCCAAGCAGGAAGCGGAGCGCATCACGGCTGAGGGCGGAGAGGAGGCCCGCCGCGCGGCGGCGGCCATCCGCAAGACGTTCCGTGAGCGCGGCGAGAGAGAGCGCACCAAGATCATGAGCGAGGCCCTGGCGGAGAGCCGCGCCGCCTTCCTGGCCGCACAGGACAAGCTATTCGAGGAGGCCTTCACCGAGGCCATGCGCCTCTTCGAGGACCTGCCGGAAGAGCGCTACCGCGCCTGGCTCCTGCGGATCATCTCAGAGAACGTGACCAGTGGCGACGAGGTCATCGTGGCGGCTCCTTACGACCGCCGCCTGCTGGAGGACGGCCTACTCGCGGAGGTCAACAAGGCACTCGCGGGAAGCGGGCGCACGGGCAAGTTGAGCCTGGCCGCGGAGGAAGCGGATTTCGAGCGCGGCGTTATCCTTACGGGTCAACAGTTCGTGAACAACCTCTCGCTGGATACGCTCATGCGCGAGGTGAGGGACGAATACGAGGAGGAAGTGTTGAAGATGCTCTTCGGCGAGGCGGACGTACGGGGTGCCACACATGAGCATGAAGGATAG